A portion of the Rhodococcus pseudokoreensis genome contains these proteins:
- a CDS encoding MFS transporter, giving the protein MLLVLLLGIAAVGVGVDPAVTLAPALAEQLGAEAALAGWMASCFGIGAGVGFLLFGPLHRAVGIECLGSGGLLLIAGGLVLAGGTDNAPLTLIAFGVSGIGMTLAFTSITTQIQNRSPDELRGRSWPCGSSASSEPVRSQQD; this is encoded by the coding sequence GTGCTGCTCGTGCTTCTGCTCGGGATCGCGGCGGTTGGAGTCGGCGTAGACCCAGCCGTCACTTTGGCGCCGGCATTGGCGGAGCAACTCGGCGCCGAAGCGGCTCTGGCCGGATGGATGGCGTCCTGCTTCGGTATCGGTGCCGGCGTCGGCTTCTTGCTGTTCGGTCCGCTGCACCGCGCCGTGGGGATCGAGTGTCTGGGCAGTGGCGGATTGCTGCTGATCGCAGGTGGTCTCGTGCTCGCGGGAGGAACGGACAACGCCCCTCTCACGTTGATCGCATTCGGTGTGTCCGGTATCGGGATGACCCTGGCGTTCACCAGCATTACTACGCAGATCCAGAACAGATCACCCGACGAGCTTCGGGGCCGATCATGGCCCTGTGGTTCGTCGGCTTCGTCGGAGCCCGTCCGTTCGCAGCAGGACTGA
- a CDS encoding MarR family winged helix-turn-helix transcriptional regulator, with translation MAYRPPRPSERKAHGIRGPPTSGVDVGSVSDHVPALRARTQEPSQLADSLQLTRPTITGGVDRLERDGYVTRTVQPKNRSRLTIDLTEAGKEAVEEAAGLQHQVELDLVSGLSEEDQSQLSELLTKLFNTLQQ, from the coding sequence ATGGCATATCGGCCGCCTCGCCCGTCTGAACGAAAAGCGCATGGAATACGAGGTCCACCGACCTCTGGGGTGGACGTGGGGAGCGTTTCGGATCATGTCCCAGCTCTACGTGCTCGGACCCAGGAACCCTCCCAATTGGCAGACAGTCTACAGTTGACCCGTCCCACAATCACTGGGGGAGTCGACCGCCTCGAGCGCGATGGATATGTGACGCGTACGGTCCAGCCCAAGAATCGAAGCCGACTCACGATCGACCTCACGGAGGCCGGTAAAGAAGCTGTCGAGGAGGCAGCCGGGTTACAACATCAGGTCGAGCTTGATCTGGTCTCAGGTTTGTCCGAGGAAGATCAATCCCAGCTGTCCGAACTGCTCACGAAGTTGTTCAATACCCTCCAGCAGTGA